Genomic segment of Pseudomonadota bacterium:
TACACGATGAAAGAACGTAAAATCTTTATTGTTAAATCGAGTTTGCAAATTGGGAATTGGGAATTGGTTATTGCACACCACTTTCTACCTTATTCCTTTCCAGATTTCCCTGTAAGCCACTTATTAAGCCTGTCAAAATAAACATAAAACACAGGTGTTACATAGAGGGTCATGAGCTGTGAAAAGAGGAGCCCACCAACAACTGCAAGACCCATAGGCTGACGTGCATCACCTCCAGCACGGAAACGGATCATACAGGCCCGATGAATCGATTCCTCAGAACCGACGTTTTTCTGTCTCTCTTCCTCAACGGCAAAATCGACCATCATGATGCCATTCTTTTTCACGATGCCAACAAGAAGGATGATACCCACCATGCCGTACATGTCGAGATCTCTCCCGAAGATTATGAGCGTCAGAATGGCCCCGAATCCGGCAAGGGGCAGGGCGGTGAGTATTGTAATGGGATGGATGAAACTTTCATATAAGATACCGAGAACCATATAGATTACAAGGATAGTGATAAAAAGCAGAAAACCCATGCTCGCAAACGATTTCTGGAACTCCTGGGCAGAACCCTGGAAGGTATACGATATGCTTTGTGGAAGGTTAATATCCCGGGCTATTTTTTTTACCGCATCGACGGCGTTACCTATGGAATAGCCGGGCTTCAAATTAAAATTAACGGTGGCAGAATTGAGCTGCCCCACATGGTTGACGCTCGTAGGGCCCGTGGTTTCCTCGATACGGGCAACGGTACTCAGAGGAACCACTTTGCCGCTATTGGACTGAATATAAAGATAGGAGAGGGCATTTGGGTCTTGTTTGAATTGGGGCTGTACCTCCAGGATAACATTGTAGTCATTGAGCGAACCATATATGGTTGAAACTTTTCGTGAAGCAAAGGCGGAAAAGAACACATCCTGAACCTGGCCAAGACTCAAACCAAGGGTAGAGGCCTTATCTCTGTCGACATGGATCATCGCCTTGGGGCTATTGAGTGCCACGTCCGTATTGACATCCACAATCCCAGGAACGGCTTTCATCTTATTTTCAAGAATTTCTGAATATTTATATAATTCGTCAAGATTGGAACCCTGTATACTCAACTGGTATTCCGCCGTTGAATGGCCTGCCCCTATCTGGATGGGAGGCGGATTCTGTAGAAATACCATGAGTCCGGGGATACTGTTCATTTTCGGTCTTAGCCCTGTTATAATCTCATCGATAGACCGCTTGCGCTCCGACATCTTCTTTGCCATACCAAATAAGATTCCGGTGCTGTATGTATCCAAACCTGCTATAGATATGAACTCTGTCATATCAGGATCATCTATGAAGATCTTATTTGCAGCCTCCTGATGCTTTACCATATCGTCGAAGGAGATCCTGTCCGCTGCGCGCGTGGAAGCTATTAAGAAACTCTGGTCCTGAGCCGGCAAAAATCCTTTTGGTATTTTCCAGATAAGGTACCCTGTCATTAACAAAACCATAACAATGAAGATAAGGATAAAACCACGGCGCTTGAGAACCCATGTCAGGGTCCTCCCATAAAAGGCAAGACCCGCATTGAAGATACCTTCGGAAATCGTGTAGAATCTTCCCTCTTTCTTTTCCGAAAACCCCTTTAAGATGCGGCTGCAGAGCATCGGTGTCAGGGTAATAGATATAAAGCCTGAAAGGAGTATGGCAATAGCGATGCTGACCGCGAATTCGCGGAAAAGTCTTCCGACGATACCCGGCATAAAGAGTATGGGGATAAAGACCACCACGAGGGAGATGGTCATAGAAAGGATCGTAAAGCCTATTTCCTTTGAGCCCTTGAGCGATGCTTCCATGGCGCTTTCACCCATCTCCATGCGGCGAACAATGTTTTCCAGCATAACGATGGCATCGTCAACAACAAGCCCCACAGCAAGGACCAGAGCCATGAGAGAGAGGTTATTCATACTGTAACCTAATATACTCATGCCCGCAAAGGTCGCAATGATCGAGAGGGGAATGGCAATATTCGGTATGATCGTTGACTTCACAGACCTCAAAAAAAGGAATATGACAATGAGGACGATAAAGATCGTAAGGAGCAAGGTAAACTGCACGTCATGGATGGAGTCCCCTATGTAATCGGATGCATCATATAGTACCCGCCACTCTATGGAATCGGGTATCATGGCCATCAGTCTGGGAGTAATCCCTCTGATACCGCTTGAGACTTTAACTGCGTTGGCTCCGGGCTGTTTCTTGATTGCAAGGATGATAGCCCTTTGAAGCTTCTTTTTTGTGCCATACCATGCAGCAAACTGCTTGTCTTTTTCAACACCATCAATGGCATCACCGATATCACGTACCCGTACTGGATTTCCATTCTCATAGGCCACAATCACTGACCGGTACTGGTTTGCTACCATTAACTGACCGTTGGAATCTACTGTAAAAGCCTGAAAACTCCCGTCCAAAGTTCCTCCGGGAAGGTTCACATTGGCTTTCTGTATAGCCTTTTCCACGTCATTAATCCCAATACCTCTGTTAGCCAGCAACTTTGGGTTTACCTGCACGCGGACTGCAAATTTTTGCCCGTAGACGAGAACCTGGGCCACCCCCTCTACGGTGGAGAAATTCTGAGCAAGAAAGTTCTCGGCGTATTCGTTGAGTTGCGTGAGAGGCATCGTGTCTGAGGTCAACACAATGTAGTAGATGGGCTGATCGGAAGGGTTCACCTTATCATATGTAGGTGGACTGGGCATATTGGAGGGAAGGTCCCCAGATGCAGCACTTATTTTTGTACTCACATCCTGGGCACAGTTATCGATGTTACGCTCAAGGGAAAATTGCAGAATGATCGTTGTTATACCCTGGTAGCTCGACGACGACATCGATGCGAGCCCTGCAATACTGGAAAATTGCTTTTCCAAGGGTTTGGCAACGGTAGAAGCCATCGTTTCCGGGCTTGCACCGGGAAGGCTTGCCGTTACCTGAATAGTAGGGAAATCCACGGCAGGAAGGTTATTAATAGGAAGAGAATTATAGCTGATGACGCCGAAAAAAAGTATGCCGCACATGACCAGGATGGTCATTACGGGTCTTTTTATCCATATCTCAGAAAGATTCACTTTTTACTATCCTGCGGGTTCTGCGTTTTTGAGTTGCCCGAAAGCAGTGATTCCCTTATCTCAACAGGAAATCCGTCTTTAAGTTTCAAGTGGCCGTCGGTCACAACAGTTTCCCCTGGGCTTACTCCTTTTGAGAGAACCGTTTCATCGCCGATTGTCCGTTCTGCCGTAACGAGGCGAAATTCAACCTTATTGTCAGGTTTTACAACAAACACATAGGAGCCACCCTGGCTTATCTGAACGGCCGGTGCAGGAACTACTATTGCGTTTGGCTCCTGTGCAAGCTGAAGCACAACATTGACAAACTGCCCGGGCCAGAGAAATTTATCTTTATTCGGGAATGTTGCTTTGAGCAGAATCATCCCTGTGGCAGGATCCACTGTGTTGTCGATAAATGAGAGGATTCCCTCCGGTACATTCTCTTTAATACCCGTTAGATTCACCTTCACCTTTAGCGATCCTTTTGCCATGTATTTTCTTATTTCGGAAAGTTGTTTTTCCGGAACTGAAAACTTCACATATATGGGGGTTATTTGATTGACCACAGCGAGCTTTGTATCGTTATCTTTGACCATCGCTCCTTCATGCACACCATACGTGCCTGTCCTTCCATCAAGAGGGGAACGGATATAACAGTAATCGAGCTGAAGGCGGGCATTTTCAACATCAGCCCTGTCAGCCTTCACGATGGCTTCATAGGTAGCTGCAAGGGTCTGCTTATTCTCAAAATCAGACTTTGAAACAGCACCTTTTTCCAGGAGAAAGGCATAACGTTTTGCCTCTGACTCGTTATACTGGAGTTGAGCCAGATCCTGTGCAAGTTTTGCTTCAGCATTCTTAAGCTTCTCCTTATAAGTGCCCGGATCAATCGTAAAAATCGATTCACCTTTTCTCACATCCTGCCCTTCCTTAAAGTGAATCTTCAAAAGTTGACCCATAACCCTTGAAATGATTGTAACGGTGTTGTATGCCTCTACTGTACCGATGGATTCTACAATTACCGGCATCGTTTTCTGGACGGCTTTTCCTACGAGAACAGGCACGCCCCTTTGCTCTGGAGGTGGTGGTTTTTTCTTTGACATGTAACCGTACACTACAACAATTAAAGCAACAACAATAACAGCTATAATGATTTTTTTATTTTTCATCATTTATTCCCCATTGCTTTTTCAATATTTGCCTGTTCTATCCTGTAATCGTAAAGAGTACTTATGTTGGAGAGTTTTGCCTTGCTGTATGAGACAGTCGCATCGGTAACTTCGATAGGTTCGGCAAGACCCGCATTATATCTGAGATTTGCAAGCTCAAGATTTTCCGTTGCCTGCCTTATCTGTATCTCGGTGTTTCTGATTTTCTCCTTTGCCTTGAGGAGATTGAGATATGCCTGTTTGACTTCAAGTAAAATATCAAGCTTTTTTAAGTCTATCCTTGCCTCGACCGATTTCGTTTTTGCCATTGATTCTTCGACCTTGTTACGGGTCAGATTACCCTCAAAGATGTTAAGGGACATGGTAACACCTGCATTCCAGCCCTGTCCCAGAGGATATTCACTCCCGATAAAATTATAGCCTGCTTTGCCCTTTATCGTGGGGAAATAGTCCTTTTTTGCACGCTCGACGGATGTTGCAGCAGATTCCTTCTGTGCACTCAATGACTTTAAATCGGGCCTATTCTGATAAGCCCTGTTTAAGGCATCTTCAAGTGTTATCCCATAATCTTCAAAGAAGAGGGTATCCTCGATTTTGTATTCTACTTCCGCATCTATGCCCATTGCATTACTGAGTTTCACCCAGGCTACTTTAAGATCATTTTCGGCAGTGATGAGATCGAGTTGTGCGTTGCTTAAATCCAGTTCAGCCTTTGTTACATCATACTTCGGCTTTTTTCCTGCTTCAAAAAGTACCTTAGCCTGTGAAAGGTGTTGCCCGTACTGCTCCACAGTCTCCAGATTTACATCCCTTGTCCTTTTTGCCTTCAGGACGCCATAATATGCAGACTTGACGTTATTTGTCACTGCTGTTGTGGTGTCGTCGAGATCAAACCGTGAGGATTCAACACTAAATTTCTTTGCTTTGACATCCGTAGGTGTCTTCCCAAAATCGTATATTAATTGATCGAGTGTGGCATTGGCAAGATTTTCATTATACATGTTCAGGGGAAAATAACGGTCCTGGGTATTCTTCTCCACAAAATTCCGTGTAAGGCCCGCAGACGTATCAAGTTTTGGATAATAGGGTGCCTTTGCCTGACCCAGGATAGCCTCTTTTTCTCTAACCGTGTACCGGTCACGGAGAATGCTCGGATGTATTTTTAAGGCTATCTCTATGCAGCGCTCCAAATTTAAAGATTCTCCTGCTTTTATAACCGGTTCATCAGCCTCAGTATTTGATAGAATGAGAAAAATAGATAAAAGAAAGAGCAAAAAACATTTTAGAACAATTCTATTTCTAATAATATTCTCCCTTATCATCTGACTTCAAACCTCCACCAGACATCAAGTCATGCATTTGGATAATATTGTAATACGTTTTTTTTGTCAAGTTTTTTGCTATCAGAGACATAAAGATTGTTTGCAAAGGAGGTATGGAACAAACGTGAAAAATATGTTTTAATAAATTTAAAGATGGCAAAACCATTTCTAAGTAAGCAGCAAAGACCTTAGTATCTGCTGCCTAATATTAAACGATGGAGGTGACCATGGATATTTCGCTTAAAGAAAAATTCATTCAACTATGGGGGAAGTATTTCAACGGGGCACCGCTGCCCATCATCTTTTACTACACTGACAAAGAAGGGGTTGCACAGAAGGCAAAACCACCAACCAACCACAGGTGTATCATAGCAGATTTATCACGGGTGAGAAATGGACAATCTCTCTCATTCGATGCGAGCTCAATCGGGTGTGGCGGTGGAAAGCGATACCTCGGTTTTACTGAAGAGATGATGCCTAATTTTGAGTATTTCCTCTCCTGCGGTATTCACGGACAACTTGAAGGTGAGCGTTACAAAAAGTCCCCCGAGCTGGTACGAAAGGTTATGAAAATGCTCCCGAAATTTAAAGCACCCGGTCGGTTTATCATTTTTAAGAGATGGGATAAAATTGATAAAGATGATAGCCCGGAGGTAGTGATCTTTTTTGAACCGCCGGATGTTCTTTCAGGTCTTTTCACCCTTTCAAACTTTGATGAAATAGAACAAAACGGTGTTTTCTCACCCTTTGGAGCCGGCTGTTCCACAATTGTCATGTATCCGTATCTTGAAAAAACCTCCAGTCACCCACGGGGCGTTCTCGGGATGTTTGATGTATCAGCAAGACCATGTGTTCCAGCCAGCTACCTCACATTTTCTGTGTCCATGAACAGATTTATCAAAATGATTGACAATATGGATGAAAGCTTCCTTATAACAAAAAGCTGGGGAAAGGTGAAGAGAAGAATCAGTAAATTACACCAATAAGCCAAAGACCGAAGAGGATATTGATAAACATAAGGAAGATGGTCATTCTTCCGGACCAGATGTGAAGTTTTTTAATACTCGCTGCTGCCTCTCTCAGTTTGAACTGCAATAAGCCAAAAATCAGCGTTACAACTGAAAGAATGACGATTACAATGCCGACATAACTATGGGGAACCCCGAAATGCGGAACACCGGTAAGCGTTATCTGGAGAGTTACAGCAAAGAAAGCAAGAATGACACAGAATACCCCTATAATCCCAAGTAATCTGTGGGTCTTTAACCACCAAATCCTTTTCTTTATATAACGGGCAATGATTACACCACATAAAAAAATACAAAAGCCAAGGCCCATGAGGCCTGCATGGGTATACATCAGCATTACCATAATCCACCCTCTCTCATGAGTTACTTGAATCTAACAATTTAAGAAGAACCATATTGGATGCTGGATCGAGGTCTCTTATTGCTTTTACCCCTCTAATCTCAACAATTATTGCTTCCATCACAATAAATGTATTTGCCGATTCCCTGAGACAACCTGTTTTTACATTATCCCATTTCCCATATGTACCATGGAAGTGTATCATTGGCTCATCTCCACGCCAGAATATAGTTCCTATACCGAATGTTTCGTGGCTTTCTCTTAATTCCCTCCAGACAGGTACAGGAGGCAATCTGTCCTCTTCAGGACCTACAACAATCCTCGCATCTTTTATACTTCCCACAAGGTACAATATGCCGGTTTTGATCGCTTCCCTCTCCACAATGTCTATCAGGTTCTGCAGTATTTCATCTCCGTCCTCAAATCGCGCCACTACAACCCTTCCAACCTCACCAACCTGATATTTCATATCTACCCCCTTTTTGTGTATTGTAACAACTAACTTGCTGTATTTTAAAACATTATACGTTTTATATAAAAGAAAAGTTTGTATCACCGTCCTTATTTAACACAATTTTTAAATAAAATGCTTTTCATTTACCCTTGATTGATTTATGATACTTATAGGAGTTCTTTAATGTTTCATTATGGAGTCAGATGTACTGCTTGCTTCTATCTCCACGGGAAACGTTATAAGACGACAAAACACAAAAAAAGAGGAGGTTGGAATGCAAGGTGGCAAACTTTATGTAGGGAATCTTAATTATTCTGCAAACAACGAGAATTTGAAGGAATTGTTTTCAGAACACGGAGAGGTAAGGGAAATCAAAATAATCGAGGGTAAGGGTTTCGGGTTTGTCGAGATGGCTACCCAGGCAGAAGCCGAAAAAGCAAAAAAAGAATTGAATGGCATACAATTCATGGGACGTACCATTACGGTTGACGAAGCCCGTCCACAAAGGGATAGACAGAGAAGGAGTCCTCGAAGATATTAATTATTATCGTCATCCTTAACCTTGTGCCCTGAGTTTTTACTTTACCCTGCTATGTTATTAGTCAGGGATAATCCTTTTTTTAGTCCCTCGGGCACTTAATAATTTTAACTCATCCTCTTGCATGGTAAATAATCCTCCTATTAAAATACTAATTTTGCTTGATAACAATGTTTTTCTTATGTAAGTTCTATATACAGGATATAGTTTTGCGTATAGAATTTTATCAAGACGAATTGTTAGATGATTCTGAAAAGAAGAGGATGAGCCAGAATGAGTGATATACATATAGGAGAGATGCTGGCAAGGAACGCCAGGATGTATCCAGATAATATTGCACTGGTTGAAAGAATACCGGCAGAAAAGAAGAGATTTGAAATCACGTGGAAGGAATTTGATGAGCGTGCGAACCGTTTTTCAAATGTTCTCAAGGCAAAGGGCATAAAGAAGGGCGATAAAGTCATACATCTCATGAACAATTCTATCGATTGGCTTGTTGCCTATTTTGGTATTGTCCGTACAGGGGCATGGGTTGTACCTCTCAACTTTCGCTTCACAAGTAGTGACATTAAATATTGTGCAGATGTGGCGGAACCTCAAATTATCATATTCGGGGAAGAATTTACAGAAAGGATAGAGGCCATAAGGCACGAGCTCCCTTATATCAAGCACTATATCTGTTCTGGAAAAAATACCCCGTCTTTCGCAGATTCATTTTCTGAACTGCTCAACAGGTCACCTTCAATACCACCGGATGTAGAGATAACATTCAGCGACCCCTGTGGACTCTATTTTACCTCCGGTACCACAGGTCAGCCAAAACCAATCCTTCTCACCCATAAGAATATGGCATGTGCATGCATAACAGAAAATATGCACCACTACCAGACCAGAAATGATAAATTCATACTCATCCCTCCACTTTATCATACGGGCGCAAAGATGCACTGGTTTGGAAGCCTCATTGTTGGGGGACCGACCGTAATACTAAAAGGTATTTCACCGGAATGGATTTTAGAAGCAGTGAGTGAGGAGAAAGGTACGATTGTCTGGCTTCTTGTACCCTGGGCGCAGGACATTCTCTTGAAACTTGATAGCGGAGAGATAAAGCTCAAAGATTATAAACTTTCCCAGTGGAGGCTTATGCACATCGGGGCTCAGCCTGTTCCCCCATCCCTCATAAAACACTGGAAACAATATTTTCCGGAGATGGCATATGACACAACCTATGGCCTGAGTGAATGTACGGGCCCGAATTGCGTCCATCTCGGGATAGAGAACATACATAAGGTTGGAGCAATCGGTCGGCCTGGATTTAACTGGGAAACCCGTATTGTCGATGATACGGAAAAGGATGTTGCCATCGGGGAGCCAGGGGAACTTATTGTGCGCGGTAACGGGGTCATGAGGGAGTATTACAAAAATCCTGAAGCAACGGCAAAGACGATAAAAGATGGATGGCTTTACACAGGCGACATGGCGAGACAGGATGAAGATGGCTTTATCTATATCGTGGACAGGAAAAAAGATGTAATCATCACAGGTGGCGAAAATGTTTTCCCCATTGAAGTTGAAAACTTTTTCCATACCCATCCGAGTGTCAAGGACGTTGCAGCCATTGGGTTCCCTGACGAAAGACTTGGAGAAATTGTTGCAGTTGTGGTTGACATAGTACCGGGGAAGACACTCACAGAAGAAGAAGTCCT
This window contains:
- a CDS encoding efflux RND transporter periplasmic adaptor subunit; the protein is MMKNKKIIIAVIVVALIVVVYGYMSKKKPPPPEQRGVPVLVGKAVQKTMPVIVESIGTVEAYNTVTIISRVMGQLLKIHFKEGQDVRKGESIFTIDPGTYKEKLKNAEAKLAQDLAQLQYNESEAKRYAFLLEKGAVSKSDFENKQTLAATYEAIVKADRADVENARLQLDYCYIRSPLDGRTGTYGVHEGAMVKDNDTKLAVVNQITPIYVKFSVPEKQLSEIRKYMAKGSLKVKVNLTGIKENVPEGILSFIDNTVDPATGMILLKATFPNKDKFLWPGQFVNVVLQLAQEPNAIVVPAPAVQISQGGSYVFVVKPDNKVEFRLVTAERTIGDETVLSKGVSPGETVVTDGHLKLKDGFPVEIRESLLSGNSKTQNPQDSKK
- a CDS encoding AMP-binding protein, whose product is MHIGEMLARNARMYPDNIALVERIPAEKKRFEITWKEFDERANRFSNVLKAKGIKKGDKVIHLMNNSIDWLVAYFGIVRTGAWVVPLNFRFTSSDIKYCADVAEPQIIIFGEEFTERIEAIRHELPYIKHYICSGKNTPSFADSFSELLNRSPSIPPDVEITFSDPCGLYFTSGTTGQPKPILLTHKNMACACITENMHHYQTRNDKFILIPPLYHTGAKMHWFGSLIVGGPTVILKGISPEWILEAVSEEKGTIVWLLVPWAQDILLKLDSGEIKLKDYKLSQWRLMHIGAQPVPPSLIKHWKQYFPEMAYDTTYGLSECTGPNCVHLGIENIHKVGAIGRPGFNWETRIVDDTEKDVAIGEPGELIVRGNGVMREYYKNPEATAKTIKDGWLYTGDMARQDEDGFIYIVDRKKDVIITGGENVFPIEVENFFHTHPSVKDVAAIGFPDERLGEIVAVVVDIVPGKTLTEEEVLEYSQKLPKYKRPRKVFFGEVPRNPTGKIEKPKIRKRYIGIEGAFKV
- a CDS encoding DNA-binding protein, coding for MKYQVGEVGRVVVARFEDGDEILQNLIDIVEREAIKTGILYLVGSIKDARIVVGPEEDRLPPVPVWRELRESHETFGIGTIFWRGDEPMIHFHGTYGKWDNVKTGCLRESANTFIVMEAIIVEIRGVKAIRDLDPASNMVLLKLLDSSNS
- a CDS encoding DUF169 domain-containing protein, whose amino-acid sequence is MDISLKEKFIQLWGKYFNGAPLPIIFYYTDKEGVAQKAKPPTNHRCIIADLSRVRNGQSLSFDASSIGCGGGKRYLGFTEEMMPNFEYFLSCGIHGQLEGERYKKSPELVRKVMKMLPKFKAPGRFIIFKRWDKIDKDDSPEVVIFFEPPDVLSGLFTLSNFDEIEQNGVFSPFGAGCSTIVMYPYLEKTSSHPRGVLGMFDVSARPCVPASYLTFSVSMNRFIKMIDNMDESFLITKSWGKVKRRISKLHQ
- a CDS encoding efflux RND transporter permease subunit; the encoded protein is MNLSEIWIKRPVMTILVMCGILFFGVISYNSLPINNLPAVDFPTIQVTASLPGASPETMASTVAKPLEKQFSSIAGLASMSSSSYQGITTIILQFSLERNIDNCAQDVSTKISAASGDLPSNMPSPPTYDKVNPSDQPIYYIVLTSDTMPLTQLNEYAENFLAQNFSTVEGVAQVLVYGQKFAVRVQVNPKLLANRGIGINDVEKAIQKANVNLPGGTLDGSFQAFTVDSNGQLMVANQYRSVIVAYENGNPVRVRDIGDAIDGVEKDKQFAAWYGTKKKLQRAIILAIKKQPGANAVKVSSGIRGITPRLMAMIPDSIEWRVLYDASDYIGDSIHDVQFTLLLTIFIVLIVIFLFLRSVKSTIIPNIAIPLSIIATFAGMSILGYSMNNLSLMALVLAVGLVVDDAIVMLENIVRRMEMGESAMEASLKGSKEIGFTILSMTISLVVVFIPILFMPGIVGRLFREFAVSIAIAILLSGFISITLTPMLCSRILKGFSEKKEGRFYTISEGIFNAGLAFYGRTLTWVLKRRGFILIFIVMVLLMTGYLIWKIPKGFLPAQDQSFLIASTRAADRISFDDMVKHQEAANKIFIDDPDMTEFISIAGLDTYSTGILFGMAKKMSERKRSIDEIITGLRPKMNSIPGLMVFLQNPPPIQIGAGHSTAEYQLSIQGSNLDELYKYSEILENKMKAVPGIVDVNTDVALNSPKAMIHVDRDKASTLGLSLGQVQDVFFSAFASRKVSTIYGSLNDYNVILEVQPQFKQDPNALSYLYIQSNSGKVVPLSTVARIEETTGPTSVNHVGQLNSATVNFNLKPGYSIGNAVDAVKKIARDINLPQSISYTFQGSAQEFQKSFASMGFLLFITILVIYMVLGILYESFIHPITILTALPLAGFGAILTLIIFGRDLDMYGMVGIILLVGIVKKNGIMMVDFAVEEERQKNVGSEESIHRACMIRFRAGGDARQPMGLAVVGGLLFSQLMTLYVTPVFYVYFDRLNKWLTGKSGKE
- a CDS encoding TolC family protein encodes the protein MIRENIIRNRIVLKCFLLFLLSIFLILSNTEADEPVIKAGESLNLERCIEIALKIHPSILRDRYTVREKEAILGQAKAPYYPKLDTSAGLTRNFVEKNTQDRYFPLNMYNENLANATLDQLIYDFGKTPTDVKAKKFSVESSRFDLDDTTTAVTNNVKSAYYGVLKAKRTRDVNLETVEQYGQHLSQAKVLFEAGKKPKYDVTKAELDLSNAQLDLITAENDLKVAWVKLSNAMGIDAEVEYKIEDTLFFEDYGITLEDALNRAYQNRPDLKSLSAQKESAATSVERAKKDYFPTIKGKAGYNFIGSEYPLGQGWNAGVTMSLNIFEGNLTRNKVEESMAKTKSVEARIDLKKLDILLEVKQAYLNLLKAKEKIRNTEIQIRQATENLELANLRYNAGLAEPIEVTDATVSYSKAKLSNISTLYDYRIEQANIEKAMGNK
- a CDS encoding RNA-binding protein, producing the protein MQGGKLYVGNLNYSANNENLKELFSEHGEVREIKIIEGKGFGFVEMATQAEAEKAKKELNGIQFMGRTITVDEARPQRDRQRRSPRRY